One part of the Niveispirillum cyanobacteriorum genome encodes these proteins:
- a CDS encoding SLBB domain-containing protein produces the protein MRRVFKGAVSGRHLQVGLACAALLVSAVMPAAAQTIELPDGAIDLRNLQSQFGQRGNTPQNASSQLDRSRTGVGGVDNYLNMPSGQTQFDARDPMDPAFAENAEMRRPSPLERQYSQRAGKRLEQFGYDLRNERRLTSTALLNGSVPDDYVLGIGDELVVTLRGQVNSTTSVRVDREGRIVLPNMVPVAAAGRRFGEFREDLTAQAQSAFIQTNVFVSVGSVRSIGVLVTGEVRAPGRYTLTSFSSLVDALSQADGIQKSGSLRALKILRGNTTIAVDLYDVLLGSRTLNDLRLQDGDQIVVPAIGETVAVQGDVVRPGIYELKSNEAGLSAVLELAGGPQRARGNRIDVLRLDKSGRNQVIRNATGGAKVVAGDIVSVDLPRDAFALEGAAEMPGGRGLAEAKTLRDVLSDPYVLSANPYLPLAVIDTEDPVTRQRRYVPIDLQRVLDGSMNMTLRERDRVIVLSQADIRYLGSADVQAVLRGEQPPSVKLAVDRTITGEKLAMAGAASFPAEDAATSQSSQQRSQARRTREPAAGTGFDAYEAYQQDRDRQQYAPRDEIQDGRESDGTGRPRRLIGTYQDPTNPAGVRLVESDVECGGLQTLASLASEGLQQRYSVAMRTGSRQLVDTSVIDIRSCPRIFHRHPDLLPFLLEYAISIEGEVRFPGVYPVVPGVKADTVLKAVGGVTLDADSDAVEMTNVQGERTADMSLRQLNQSTLNPGDVVRIAARVAKREVGVVKVAGEVMRPGRYDIKRGERLSDLLRRVDGLTAEAFPYGAVFTRERVRQAEEAGFRRAALELEQSIPSVMASASGQEAEQARQALPFLQGLIASLKATKAVGRVVVEVDPTVLAARPELDFVLEPGDELIIPKRPSHVTVSGEVLNAGSVMFKSGKSARDYIKMAGGVTSAAEESDAFVIYPNGESEPLSLGRFSDGSVPIPPGATIVVPRDPQPFNFLTMTRTVVGLLSDLALSAASLAVISRN, from the coding sequence ATGCGTCGTGTGTTCAAGGGCGCCGTCAGTGGGCGGCACTTGCAGGTCGGTCTAGCATGTGCCGCCCTGCTTGTCAGTGCTGTGATGCCCGCCGCTGCCCAGACCATCGAGTTGCCGGATGGGGCCATCGACCTTCGAAACCTGCAGAGCCAGTTCGGCCAGCGTGGCAACACGCCACAAAATGCCAGCAGCCAGTTGGATCGGTCCCGCACGGGTGTCGGGGGTGTCGACAATTATCTTAATATGCCGTCCGGCCAGACGCAGTTCGATGCGCGCGACCCGATGGACCCGGCCTTCGCGGAAAATGCGGAAATGCGCCGCCCGTCGCCGCTGGAGCGTCAATATAGCCAGCGCGCGGGCAAGCGCCTGGAACAGTTTGGCTATGACCTGCGCAACGAGCGCCGGCTGACCTCCACGGCCCTGCTGAACGGGTCGGTGCCGGATGATTATGTCCTGGGCATCGGTGACGAACTGGTTGTGACATTGCGCGGCCAGGTCAACAGCACGACCAGCGTACGGGTGGACCGCGAGGGGCGCATCGTGCTGCCCAATATGGTCCCTGTTGCTGCCGCCGGTCGCCGCTTTGGTGAGTTCCGGGAGGATCTGACGGCCCAGGCCCAGTCCGCCTTCATCCAGACCAACGTGTTCGTTTCCGTCGGCTCCGTGCGCTCAATCGGCGTACTGGTGACCGGTGAGGTCCGTGCGCCGGGCCGTTACACGCTGACCAGCTTCTCCAGCCTTGTCGATGCCCTGTCACAGGCCGATGGCATTCAGAAGTCGGGATCGCTGCGTGCGCTGAAGATCCTGCGCGGCAACACCACCATCGCGGTGGACCTCTATGATGTGCTGCTGGGCAGCCGTACGCTGAATGATCTGCGGCTTCAGGATGGGGACCAGATCGTGGTACCCGCCATCGGGGAAACCGTGGCGGTGCAGGGCGATGTGGTGCGCCCCGGCATTTACGAGCTGAAATCCAATGAGGCCGGCCTCTCGGCTGTGCTGGAACTGGCCGGCGGGCCGCAGCGTGCGCGCGGCAACCGCATCGATGTTCTGCGGTTGGACAAATCGGGCCGCAATCAGGTGATCCGCAACGCCACCGGCGGGGCCAAGGTCGTGGCCGGTGACATCGTCTCGGTGGACTTGCCGCGTGATGCCTTCGCCCTTGAGGGTGCTGCGGAGATGCCGGGTGGCCGTGGCCTGGCCGAAGCCAAGACGCTGCGCGATGTGCTGAGCGATCCCTATGTCCTGTCGGCCAACCCCTACCTGCCTCTGGCCGTCATCGACACTGAGGACCCCGTGACGCGGCAGCGCCGCTATGTGCCTATCGACCTTCAGCGCGTCCTGGATGGCTCCATGAATATGACGCTGCGGGAACGCGACCGCGTGATCGTGCTCAGCCAGGCGGATATCCGCTATCTGGGTTCCGCCGACGTTCAGGCCGTACTGCGTGGGGAACAGCCGCCCAGTGTGAAGCTGGCCGTTGATCGCACCATCACTGGTGAGAAGTTGGCCATGGCCGGTGCTGCCTCGTTTCCCGCGGAGGACGCTGCCACGAGCCAGTCGAGTCAGCAGCGCTCACAGGCCCGCCGCACGCGGGAGCCTGCCGCCGGCACGGGCTTCGATGCCTATGAGGCGTACCAGCAGGATCGTGACCGCCAGCAATACGCGCCCCGCGACGAGATCCAGGACGGACGGGAGAGTGACGGCACGGGCCGCCCGCGCCGTCTGATCGGGACCTATCAGGATCCGACCAATCCCGCCGGTGTCCGTCTGGTCGAATCCGATGTGGAATGTGGTGGCCTGCAGACCCTGGCTTCGCTGGCGTCTGAGGGCTTGCAGCAGCGCTATTCTGTAGCGATGCGTACCGGTTCTCGGCAACTGGTGGATACGTCGGTGATTGATATCCGGTCCTGCCCGCGCATTTTCCACCGTCATCCCGACCTGCTGCCCTTCCTGCTTGAATACGCCATCTCCATCGAGGGTGAAGTGCGTTTTCCCGGCGTCTATCCCGTTGTGCCGGGTGTCAAGGCGGACACGGTGTTGAAGGCCGTGGGGGGCGTGACCCTGGACGCCGATTCCGATGCCGTGGAGATGACCAATGTCCAGGGCGAGCGTACGGCGGACATGAGCCTGCGCCAGCTGAACCAGTCCACCCTCAATCCCGGTGATGTGGTCCGTATTGCGGCCCGTGTCGCCAAGCGCGAGGTCGGCGTCGTCAAGGTGGCTGGCGAGGTGATGCGTCCCGGTCGCTACGACATCAAGCGGGGTGAGCGTCTGTCGGATTTGCTGCGTCGTGTCGACGGGCTGACCGCCGAGGCCTTCCCCTATGGCGCGGTCTTCACGCGTGAACGCGTGCGACAAGCCGAGGAGGCGGGCTTCCGCCGTGCCGCCCTGGAACTGGAACAATCCATTCCTAGCGTCATGGCCAGCGCATCGGGTCAGGAAGCCGAACAGGCACGTCAGGCCCTGCCGTTCCTGCAAGGCCTGATCGCCAGCCTAAAGGCGACAAAGGCCGTGGGCCGCGTTGTGGTTGAGGTTGACCCCACCGTGCTTGCCGCGCGCCCGGAGCTGGATTTCGTGCTGGAGCCGGGTGATGAGTTGATCATCCCCAAGCGGCCCTCGCATGTGACCGTGTCGGGTGAAGTCCTCAACGCCGGTTCCGTGATGTTTAAGAGCGGTAAATCGGCCCGTGACTATATCAAGATGGCCGGTGGCGTCACCTCTGCGGCGGAGGAGTCCGATGCGTTCGTGATCTATCCCAACGGTGAGTCCGAGCCGTTGAGCCTTGGTCGGTTCAGCGACGGCAGCGTGCCGATTCCGCCAGGGGCGACCATCGTGGTGCCGCGTGACCCGCAGCCGTTCAACTTCCTGACCATGACCCGTACGGTCGTGGGCCTGTTGAGCGATCTGGCCCTGTCGGCGGCGTCGCTGGCCGTGATTTCCCGGAACTGA
- a CDS encoding YjbF family lipoprotein has translation MTLPKSDSKGHATLLNRRQCLGAIATTLLPATVLTACGDLGNTESPYWATVAAVGGIGGKAPVTRAQADALPYASILAWLEDSSEAFMVLGEIGGNGALYYYSQTRQVLVTRGPFLIQTVGLPGDLSRTSFPQDTIPDLRSLIGKEYIRHVDIQAAGLFDVAVKGRFSDLGTEKVTILERDFTLTHLREDVVMTGMKPFSNDYWIEPATGFCWKTRQHIHDRTEPVNIEIIKPAA, from the coding sequence ATGACACTTCCCAAAAGCGATTCCAAAGGCCACGCGACACTGCTGAACCGTCGCCAATGCCTGGGTGCGATCGCCACCACGCTGCTGCCAGCCACTGTCCTGACGGCATGCGGAGACCTGGGTAACACTGAATCTCCGTACTGGGCAACTGTGGCGGCGGTGGGTGGCATTGGCGGCAAGGCACCTGTGACGCGGGCGCAGGCGGATGCCCTGCCCTATGCCTCAATCCTGGCTTGGTTGGAGGACAGCAGTGAGGCCTTCATGGTGCTGGGCGAAATCGGCGGAAATGGGGCACTCTATTATTATAGCCAGACGCGGCAGGTGCTGGTGACACGCGGCCCCTTCCTGATACAGACCGTGGGGCTGCCCGGCGATCTGTCACGCACGTCATTTCCGCAGGATACCATCCCCGATCTGCGCTCGCTGATCGGGAAGGAGTATATCCGCCATGTCGATATTCAGGCCGCAGGCCTGTTCGATGTTGCGGTCAAAGGCCGGTTCAGCGACCTGGGCACGGAAAAGGTCACGATCCTGGAACGCGACTTCACCCTGACCCACCTGCGTGAAGACGTGGTGATGACGGGGATGAAGCCCTTCAGCAATGATTATTGGATCGAACCGGCGACCGGCTTCTGCTGGAAAACCCGGCAGCACATTCACGACCGCACAGAGCCCGTGAATATCGAGATCATCAAGCCGGCGGCGTAA